Proteins from a single region of Streptomyces sp. TN58:
- a CDS encoding UbiX family flavin prenyltransferase: protein MTERNRTPWVVGVSGASGTPYAAAVLRGLLAAGESVDLVVSRASRLTLLDETGIAFRDAHWREDLAEWLAHGADGKPGTFEGLGADADVRYWGAGDLAAGPSSGSYPVKGMLIVPASTACVAGVALGLSKDLLQRVASVTLKERRRLVVAVRETPLNGQTLKHLVALDEAGAVVLPASPAFYAGATHIQDLVDFVAGRVLDAAGVPHRLYRRWEGELGGSRSPRGENGGDAVGD from the coding sequence ATGACAGAGCGCAATCGCACCCCGTGGGTGGTGGGGGTTTCCGGAGCATCCGGGACGCCGTACGCGGCGGCGGTGCTCCGCGGGCTGCTCGCCGCGGGGGAGAGCGTCGACCTGGTCGTGAGCCGGGCCTCGCGCCTCACCCTGCTGGACGAGACCGGGATCGCCTTCCGCGACGCGCACTGGCGCGAGGACCTCGCGGAGTGGCTGGCACACGGGGCCGACGGGAAGCCGGGGACCTTCGAGGGCCTGGGCGCGGACGCGGACGTCCGCTACTGGGGCGCCGGGGACCTGGCCGCGGGCCCGAGCTCGGGCTCGTACCCGGTCAAGGGGATGCTGATCGTCCCGGCGTCCACGGCCTGCGTGGCGGGGGTGGCGCTCGGGCTGTCGAAGGACCTGCTCCAGCGCGTCGCGAGCGTGACGCTCAAGGAGCGGCGCCGGCTGGTGGTCGCGGTGCGGGAGACCCCGCTGAACGGTCAGACGCTGAAGCACCTGGTGGCGCTGGACGAGGCGGGCGCGGTCGTGCTGCCCGCCTCTCCGGCCTTCTACGCGGGTGCGACGCACATCCAGGATCTGGTGGACTTCGTCGCCGGGCGGGTGCTGGACGCGGCAGGGGTGCCGCACCGGCTGTACCGCCGCTGGGAGGGGGAGCTGGGAGGCTCCCGCTCCCCCCGAGGGGAGAACGGTGGTGACGCGGTCGGTGACTAG
- a CDS encoding Lrp/AsnC family transcriptional regulator translates to MDTVDRQLIQALRENGRASYAELGRLVGLSGPSVTDRINRLETAGVITGYRATVDSASLGLGVTALIGISLSDAADHEDVARRLRDLAEIEDCWFIAGDDSYMLKVRASDVDGLEKIIRKLSGTKGVSRTRTTIVLSTKWENRVGELPEEA, encoded by the coding sequence ATGGACACGGTGGACAGGCAGCTCATCCAGGCACTCCGGGAGAACGGGCGCGCCTCGTACGCGGAGCTGGGCCGTCTCGTGGGCCTCTCCGGCCCGAGCGTCACCGACCGCATCAACCGTCTGGAGACGGCCGGTGTCATCACCGGCTACCGCGCGACGGTCGACTCGGCCTCGCTCGGCCTCGGCGTCACGGCGCTGATCGGCATCTCCCTCTCCGACGCCGCCGACCACGAGGACGTGGCCCGGCGGCTGCGCGACCTCGCGGAGATCGAGGACTGCTGGTTCATCGCCGGCGACGACTCCTACATGCTCAAGGTCCGCGCCAGCGACGTGGACGGCCTGGAGAAGATCATCCGCAAGCTGTCCGGAACCAAGGGCGTCTCCCGCACCCGCACGACCATCGTGCTGTCCACGAAGTGGGAGAACCGGGTCGGGGAGCTGCCCGAGGAAGCCTGA
- the mqnE gene encoding aminofutalosine synthase MqnE, protein MDAGLKRELEEKVRSGERLTREDGIALYESDDLAWLGGLAHEVRTRKNGDVVHFNVNRHLNMTNVCTASCAYCSFQRKPGEKDAYTMRIEEAVRLAKAMETENLTELHIVNGLHPNLPWRYYPRSLSELKKALPNVSLKAFTATEIHHFETISGMSASDILDELIEAGLESLTGGGAEIFDWEVRQHIVDHRTHWEDWSRIHRLAHSKGLKTPSTMLYGHIEEPRHRVDHVLRLRELQDETGGFQVFIPLRYQHDFVDMQDGKVRNKLQARTTMATGAEALKTFAVSRLLFDNVPHVKVFWVMHGVQTAQLALQHGADDMDGSVVEYKITHDADNYGTPNKLGREDLLELIREAGFRPVERNTRYEIIREYPGPDADLRETPQAMRV, encoded by the coding sequence ATGGACGCTGGGCTCAAGCGTGAGCTGGAGGAGAAGGTCCGCTCCGGCGAGCGGCTGACCCGTGAGGACGGCATCGCCCTCTACGAGTCGGACGACCTGGCCTGGCTCGGCGGCCTCGCCCACGAGGTGCGTACGCGCAAGAACGGTGACGTCGTCCACTTCAACGTCAACCGGCACCTCAACATGACCAACGTGTGCACCGCGTCGTGCGCGTACTGCTCCTTCCAGCGCAAGCCGGGCGAGAAGGACGCGTACACGATGCGCATCGAGGAGGCCGTCCGCCTGGCCAAGGCCATGGAGACGGAGAACCTGACCGAGCTGCACATCGTCAACGGCCTGCACCCGAACCTGCCGTGGCGCTACTACCCGCGCTCGCTCTCCGAGCTGAAGAAGGCGCTGCCGAACGTCTCCCTGAAGGCGTTCACGGCGACCGAGATCCACCACTTCGAGACGATCTCCGGCATGTCGGCCTCGGACATCCTGGACGAGCTGATCGAGGCGGGCCTGGAGTCCCTGACCGGCGGCGGCGCGGAGATCTTCGACTGGGAGGTCCGCCAGCACATCGTCGACCACCGCACCCACTGGGAGGACTGGTCGCGCATCCACCGCCTCGCGCACTCGAAGGGCCTCAAGACCCCCTCGACCATGCTGTACGGGCACATCGAGGAGCCGCGCCACCGCGTGGACCACGTGCTGCGCCTGCGCGAGCTCCAGGACGAGACCGGCGGCTTCCAGGTCTTCATCCCGCTGCGCTACCAGCACGACTTCGTGGACATGCAGGACGGCAAGGTGCGCAACAAGCTCCAGGCGCGCACGACGATGGCCACCGGCGCCGAGGCGCTGAAGACCTTCGCCGTCTCGCGGCTGCTCTTCGACAACGTGCCGCACGTGAAGGTCTTCTGGGTGATGCACGGCGTGCAGACCGCCCAGCTCGCGCTCCAGCACGGTGCGGACGACATGGACGGCTCGGTCGTCGAGTACAAGATCACCCACGACGCGGACAACTACGGCACCCCGAACAAGCTGGGCCGTGAGGACCTGCTGGAGCTGATCCGCGAGGCCGGCTTCCGCCCGGTCGAGCGCAACACGCGCTACGAGATCATCCGCGAGTACCCCGGCCCGGACGCGGACCTGCGCGAGACCCCGCAGGCGATGCGCGTCTGA
- a CDS encoding GNAT family N-acetyltransferase: MALTFTLDPVVGPTLHAGVLELWTDVSNAGGAVGFVPPVTRDDVRPSLDKHLAGVAEGTCRLLVGHDGDGTVAAAAFLAHNTHRLQRHWLWAYTVMVHPRHQGKGFGRDLMAATEAAARSIEGIDAIRLTCRGGLGLERFYSSCGYKEVGRVPGAIRVAPGDDRDDIVMLLPLH, encoded by the coding sequence ATGGCCCTTACATTCACCCTAGATCCGGTCGTCGGCCCCACTCTGCACGCCGGAGTCCTGGAGCTCTGGACCGACGTGTCCAACGCGGGCGGAGCCGTGGGCTTCGTACCGCCGGTCACCCGTGACGACGTCCGCCCCTCGCTCGACAAGCACCTCGCCGGCGTCGCCGAAGGCACCTGCAGGCTCCTCGTCGGGCACGACGGGGACGGCACGGTCGCCGCGGCCGCCTTCCTCGCCCACAACACGCACCGCCTCCAGCGGCACTGGCTGTGGGCCTACACGGTGATGGTCCATCCGCGTCACCAGGGCAAGGGCTTCGGCCGCGACCTCATGGCTGCGACCGAGGCCGCCGCCCGCTCCATCGAGGGCATCGACGCCATCCGCCTCACCTGCCGCGGCGGCCTCGGCCTGGAGCGCTTCTACTCCTCCTGCGGGTACAAGGAGGTCGGCCGCGTCCCCGGCGCCATCCGCGTGGCCCCCGGCGACGACCGCGACGACATCGTGATGCTGCTGCCGCTGCACTGA
- a CDS encoding DUF4229 domain-containing protein, which produces MSLKPSATIRYTAMRLGIFVGCLAVVAVLVRLRWVPAGLGDANGAWVVLLALVLSAPLSFVLLRKQRDEMSAQISGRVAGAKQKLAANRSQEDQADDAARVGS; this is translated from the coding sequence GTGTCCCTCAAGCCGAGCGCAACGATCCGATACACCGCGATGCGCCTGGGCATCTTCGTCGGCTGCCTCGCCGTCGTCGCCGTCCTCGTCCGGCTCCGCTGGGTGCCCGCCGGACTCGGCGACGCCAACGGCGCCTGGGTCGTGCTGCTCGCCCTCGTCCTCTCCGCCCCGCTCTCCTTCGTCCTCCTGCGCAAGCAGCGCGACGAGATGTCCGCGCAGATCTCCGGGCGCGTCGCGGGCGCGAAGCAGAAGCTCGCCGCGAACCGCAGCCAGGAGGACCAGGCCGACGACGCGGCCCGCGTCGGGTCGTGA
- a CDS encoding dicarboxylate/amino acid:cation symporter, which produces MSVSATPQAPAKASFKFPFWAQIVAGLALGVLFGWIARSQDVSWLATTLEKTGDIFVQLLKLAIAPLVFFAILVSITNLRKVNNAARLASRTLLWFMITSLIAVGIGIGIGLLTDPGAGTGLTAADGKDPKKTGSWIDFLTGIVPTDIVTPFTELKVLQIVFLAVVAGIAALQLGAKAKPVLDLAESALELLQKALWWVIRLAPIGTVGLIGTAIATYGWDLIGKYATFTADIYIGCALVMFGVYPLLLATVAKVNPLQFFKGAWPAIQLAFVSRSSVGTMPVTQKVTERLGVPKEYASFAVPFGATTKMDGCAAIYPALAAIFIAQIFDVQLGIKEYLLIVFVSVIGSAATAGLTGATVMLTLTLSTLGLPLAGVGLLMAIDPILDMIRTATNVAGQALVPVIVSAREGILDKEAYATASGGSPLDEPDAPAVIDATPQPAAATA; this is translated from the coding sequence GTGTCCGTGTCCGCGACCCCACAGGCCCCTGCCAAGGCCTCGTTCAAGTTCCCCTTCTGGGCCCAGATCGTCGCCGGTCTCGCCCTCGGCGTCCTCTTCGGCTGGATAGCCCGAAGCCAGGACGTCAGCTGGCTCGCCACCACGCTGGAGAAGACCGGCGACATCTTCGTCCAGCTGCTCAAGCTGGCCATCGCACCGCTCGTCTTCTTCGCGATCCTCGTGTCGATCACCAACCTGCGGAAGGTGAACAACGCGGCGCGCCTCGCCTCCCGCACCCTCCTCTGGTTCATGATCACCTCGCTGATCGCGGTCGGTATCGGCATCGGCATCGGCCTGCTGACCGACCCCGGCGCGGGCACCGGCCTCACCGCCGCCGACGGCAAGGACCCGAAGAAGACCGGCTCCTGGATCGACTTCCTGACCGGCATCGTGCCGACCGACATCGTCACGCCGTTCACCGAGCTGAAGGTCCTTCAGATCGTCTTCCTCGCCGTGGTCGCCGGCATCGCCGCCCTCCAGCTCGGCGCCAAGGCCAAGCCGGTCCTCGACCTGGCCGAATCCGCCCTGGAGCTCCTCCAGAAGGCCCTGTGGTGGGTCATCCGCCTCGCCCCGATCGGCACCGTCGGCCTCATCGGCACCGCGATCGCCACGTACGGCTGGGACCTGATCGGCAAGTACGCCACCTTCACCGCCGACATCTACATCGGCTGCGCGCTCGTGATGTTCGGCGTCTACCCGCTGCTGCTCGCGACGGTCGCCAAGGTCAACCCGCTCCAGTTCTTCAAGGGCGCCTGGCCGGCCATCCAGCTGGCCTTCGTCTCCCGCTCCTCCGTCGGCACCATGCCGGTCACCCAGAAGGTCACCGAACGCCTCGGCGTCCCGAAGGAGTACGCCTCCTTCGCCGTCCCGTTCGGCGCGACCACCAAGATGGACGGCTGCGCCGCGATCTACCCGGCGCTCGCCGCGATCTTCATCGCGCAGATCTTCGACGTGCAGCTGGGCATCAAGGAGTACCTCCTCATCGTCTTCGTCTCGGTCATCGGCTCCGCCGCGACGGCCGGCCTGACCGGCGCGACCGTCATGCTGACGCTGACCCTCTCCACCCTCGGCCTCCCGCTCGCCGGCGTCGGCCTGCTGATGGCGATCGACCCGATCCTGGACATGATCCGCACGGCCACGAACGTCGCGGGCCAGGCGCTGGTACCGGTCATCGTCTCGGCTCGCGAGGGCATCCTGGACAAGGAGGCCTACGCGACCGCTTCGGGGGGCTCCCCGCTGGACGAGCCCGACGCCCCGGCCGTCATCGACGCCACCCCGCAGCCGGCCGCCGCGACCGCCTGA